In Oreochromis aureus strain Israel breed Guangdong linkage group 9, ZZ_aureus, whole genome shotgun sequence, the genomic window tttttttcatgttcagTGATCAATTGCATTAACTGCAGTGACCAACTGTACACTTTCCATCAAATGTGATTGACCTGGTCACCTAGCCTATAAAAATTGTCTCCAACAGAttggtttcattttaatttttaatttttgcacacttagtttagttttaattaaCCAGCTTGAACAGAGgatattttcaaatgtattttctgTGGCTGTACAAGTGGCTCCATAGTGCAGTGGTTAAAATATTTGCCTAAAATGTCAGGAGAAACATGGGTGATTGCACTGAAAGGGCAAAATATCTTTGccaaatcaaaaatatggatCCATCCACTGTGTCAATTCATTGTGAAAAGGGAAGCAGTTAAAAGAAGGGTTTCTTTTCTTATACCTTTACGCAAAATATAGAACGTTCTGTTTGATTTAAGACAAAGTGGAAATCTCTGCAGTATTTATCTCTTCAGCTGAGTAACTCACATCAGTGCAATCTAGTTTATATAAGCTAAAGTTCAAATATGTCATGTCATATGTTTGACTCTGGTATAAGATGTTCTTTATCAATATACACTTTTATTCATGGttcattttcatctttttgttGCTTGACAGGCTCTTCAAGATCATGACCATATCTGGGGTATAATCAGCAAAACTGCTGTAAACCAAGATGGCCGCTCTGTCACTCCAATCACCAAACCATCCATGACACAACAAGAGGAGCTTCTCCGCAGAATCTATTCAGAGTCTGACCTTGCAAATGTCCAGTACATGGAGGCACATGGGACTGGAACCCCAGCTGGAGACCCAACAGAGGCAAGAAGCATTTCCAACGTCATTGCTAAATCTAGACCTCCCGGTTCAAAGACACTGTGGATCGGCTCTGTAAAGAGCAATATTGGACACACAGAATCTGCTGCTGGAGTCGCTGGACTCATTAAGGTTCTCCTGATGATGAAGCATGAGACCATTGTTCCTTCGGTGTTCTACACTGATAAGGCTTCCAGTGTAGATACCACAgcactaaacattaaaattcCTAAGGAACCAGAAAAATGGGAATGCTCTAGTGCAAGAGTTGCAGGAGTTAACAACTTTGGTTTTGGGGGAACAAATGCACACGCCATTGTCACACAGCACATCCAGCCATTTTCTAAGCAAAGGCGTGATAATAAGCAAGTCAAGTATTTTGTCATATCTGCAAATTCTTCAAAATCACTTACCATGATGATGGAAGATACCATCAATCAGCTGCAGGCAGAAAACCGGTTTGATCTAGATTCTTTCCTCTACACGTCAGCTTGCAGAAGAACCCaccaaaaacataaatacagaaaaGCCATCACAGTATCTTCTGTAGTTAATCTAAAAGAGAAGCTAATTGCTACTGTTGGCAAAAATATCAGTGTTGCCTTCTCAGATCCAAGGTTAGTATTTGTCTTCTGTGGAAATGGTGTCACCTACCATGGTATGTGCAAGCAGCTACTAAAAACCGAGCCTATATTCAGAGAAAAGATCAAAGAAATTAAGGACCTTTTCCAAAAGCTGAGTCCTCTGGACATCCTGGATACTCTTGAGAGCGAATTTGAGAGCAGCGACTTCAAAGACCCAGACGTTGCCCAACCTCTTCTCTTTGCTATTCAGGTTGGGATTGCTACCTTGCTCAGGCACTGGGGAGTCAAAGCTGATGCAATTCTAGGACACTCTGTTGGTGAAGTGGCAGCCGCTCACTGCTCTGGTCTCTTGTCTCTGGAGGATGCAGTAAAAGTCATATATTTCCGCAGCACTCTCCAGAGAAAAGTCACCGGGGGAAAGATGCTCGTGATCAGCAACATGGCTGTATCAGAGGTATCTTCACTGCTCCCTCCTTACTCTGGTAAAATTTGCCTTGCTGCATATAACAGCCCACAGTCCTGCACCCTTTCAGGTGAGGCAGACGCAATTGAGCGCTTCCATAAGGAGCTAAGCACCTCAGCCAATAGTCAGAATCTGTTCCTTCGTGTGCTGGATGTCCCTGCTGCTTATCACAGCCACATGATGGACCCAATTCTACCAGAGATTGTGGAAAAAATTGGTCTCTTACAGGTGAATGATCTTGACACAGAGTTGTTCTCAACAGTGACAGGCAAGGAAGTCCAGCAGGGAGATTTCTGCACAGGTGAATACTGGGCTAGAAACATTCGTGAGCTGGTTGCTTTTGAGCAGGCAGTACAGTCAGCATCTAGAGGAAAGAAGCACACGGTTTTTGTTGAGATAGGTCCAAGAAGGGCACTGCAGAGAAACATTATGGAATCTCTGGGAAATGACACGGCTGTCCTTGCCTCCGTGCAGCCAGAAAAAGATCATGAATCCGTCATGTCTGTTGTCTCTAAACTCTTTGAACTCGGTGTTCAAGTAGATTGGAACACGTTCTATAAAGGCTATGAGACAGTACCTCTGCCTTTTCCTAAATATCAATTTGACTGCTCAGACAAGGATGTTATCATTGGGGCAGCACAGAATAACACAGCAAGCAATCATCCTGTGCtgtgtcagacaggaagtgaaagCAACATTTTCACTTGTGATCTAAAGTCTGACTCTACTTTCTACTTGAAAGAGCACAAGCACAATGATGTACCCATCATCCCTGGTGCTTTCTATGCTGAGCTGGGTTTAGCTGCGTGCATGGCCAGTGCTAAACCAAAAGTACCTCTCAGTTCACTGCAGCTCAGTATCAATTTTCACAGTCCATTTGTTTTAACACAGAATCCACCTGAAATGAAAGTGCAACTAGAACAAACAGAGAGGGAAACCAGATTCACCGTTCTCTCCCCATCTGTAGTTTATGCATCAGGCACTGTGGTTTCAAAGAAAGAGAAGCTGATTGAGGAGCAGTGCATTTCACTAAGCTCCATCTACAAACGATGCACATCTGTAGTGAGCTTTCGGGAGTTTTATGGGTATCTCTCTCAAGGAGGTTTTCAGTATGGAGACATCTTCCAGAATAAGAAGGATGTGCACTATGGAGATGATCTGAAAGAGGCTTTTGCAAATGTCTCAGTTCCAGAAGAACTTCAGTCTCATTTGCATGACTACTGCATTCATCCTGTCTTGCTGGATTATTTGATGCAGCTTCTCCCAGTTGCAGTAGAGCACGTCTTTGCTGGCAGGCCAGGATTTCCTGCCAAAATAGGAAGTCTTACAGTCTTTGAACCTTTGCAAAATGAGATGACTATTTATCTGAGAGCAACTGATGTGGGCACTGATCACTTTGGTGTTTGTGGGTGCTTTGCAGACAAGGAAGGCAGAGTGTTGGTTGAGGTCAAAAATGTCATAATCAAGTACTTAGGCAGTCGTTCTCATGTGGTAGATGAGTACTTCTACCACAATGCCTTCGATGTTATCCCAAATGATCACATTCCTCCTACTCCTCCAAAGGCCTTGGTGTTCTGTGATACTTTAGGGATCGCTGATGGTCTAAAGAAACATTTGGACTCAGCATCTACTTACATTCCCATCACATATGCAAAGGACATCTTGGGCAATGGTTTCCCTTCTCTTTTGGCAAATCTTAAAATCAGAGATATTAGAGAAAACTTTGATGAGGTCTTATTTTTGTGGGGAAAAGAAGATCTCACATCACGGCCAGCTGACATCATCCTGCAGAATCTGGCTGACTGCTGTGAGATTTTCCGCCAAATAGTTCTTGAGCTAAAGCGAATTCACTTCCCAAAATCAATTAGAGCCATAACTTACCGTTCATCTGACATCACAGTAGATCATGTAAGTCCAGGTTTTGCTCTTGTTGGTATGACACGATCGTTCGCTGCAGAGATACCAGATCTTTCTTTTCAGCTGATTGACATGAACAGGATCTCTGCTGAGGACATTGCAGCTCTGTCTGATGTCCTTAGGTCATACCCATGCAGCGACCACCCAGAGTTGGTGGTAAAAGACGGACAAGTTTTGAAACCTTCCATTGTGCGCACCCCACTAGAAATCACTGACAATAAAGTGGGCACTTATACATCTACAGTGTCTGAACCTTGCATTTTTCTGACAGCTGATGCTCATGAAATTACACAACTGAGTGCCATTCGCTCTGACGAGGAGGCTGAGCCGATCAGTGATACATTCATTGAAATCCAGCCCAATAAGATATGTGTTCACTCATCAGACTATTTTCCAGTCAGCAC contains:
- the LOC120441811 gene encoding hybrid PKS-NRPS synthetase pytA-like, whose amino-acid sequence is MEETEDSIAVVGIGCNFPGGEGLDNFWKVLVNGRNCSVPIPKERFDLSSWYDPDDNKPGKSRTAKAALIDGFNEFDHRFFGISDSEVEQMDPQQKQLLQCVYRALENAGIPMEKASGTRTGVFFGIMNRDYETNAAHVHPSVINHWTGTGLAMSIAANRVSYVFNFTGPSLSLDSACSSSLVALHLACQSIKQGDCEMAVCGGVSCILEPRVFVALSKAKMISPDGTSKPFSSRADGYGRGEGCGVVLLKPLKKALQDHDHIWGIISKTAVNQDGRSVTPITKPSMTQQEELLRRIYSESDLANVQYMEAHGTGTPAGDPTEARSISNVIAKSRPPGSKTLWIGSVKSNIGHTESAAGVAGLIKVLLMMKHETIVPSVFYTDKASSVDTTALNIKIPKEPEKWECSSARVAGVNNFGFGGTNAHAIVTQHIQPFSKQRRDNKQVKYFVISANSSKSLTMMMEDTINQLQAENRFDLDSFLYTSACRRTHQKHKYRKAITVSSVVNLKEKLIATVGKNISVAFSDPRLVFVFCGNGVTYHGMCKQLLKTEPIFREKIKEIKDLFQKLSPLDILDTLESEFESSDFKDPDVAQPLLFAIQVGIATLLRHWGVKADAILGHSVGEVAAAHCSGLLSLEDAVKVIYFRSTLQRKVTGGKMLVISNMAVSEVSSLLPPYSGKICLAAYNSPQSCTLSGEADAIERFHKELSTSANSQNLFLRVLDVPAAYHSHMMDPILPEIVEKIGLLQVNDLDTELFSTVTGKEVQQGDFCTGEYWARNIRELVAFEQAVQSASRGKKHTVFVEIGPRRALQRNIMESLGNDTAVLASVQPEKDHESVMSVVSKLFELGVQVDWNTFYKGYETVPLPFPKYQFDCSDKDVIIGAAQNNTASNHPVLCQTGSESNIFTCDLKSDSTFYLKEHKHNDVPIIPGAFYAELGLAACMASAKPKVPLSSLQLSINFHSPFVLTQNPPEMKVQLEQTERETRFTVLSPSVVYASGTVVSKKEKLIEEQCISLSSIYKRCTSVVSFREFYGYLSQGGFQYGDIFQNKKDVHYGDDLKEAFANVSVPEELQSHLHDYCIHPVLLDYLMQLLPVAVEHVFAGRPGFPAKIGSLTVFEPLQNEMTIYLRATDVGTDHFGVCGCFADKEGRVLVEVKNVIIKYLGSRSHVVDEYFYHNAFDVIPNDHIPPTPPKALVFCDTLGIADGLKKHLDSASTYIPITYAKDILGNGFPSLLANLKIRDIRENFDEVLFLWGKEDLTSRPADIILQNLADCCEIFRQIVLELKRIHFPKSIRAITYRSSDITVDHVSPGFALVGMTRSFAAEIPDLSFQLIDMNRISAEDIAALSDVLRSYPCSDHPELVVKDGQVLKPSIVRTPLEITDNKVGTYTSTVSEPCIFLTADAHEITQLSAIRSDEEAEPISDTFIEIQPNKICVHSSDYFPVSTSHLKFGKTLYWNKHSSQKHKLLALDFSGTITAVGKDVRKFKVGEHVASCYPVVAASKIRVPQEVCYSTKRFPVLKKTPCVSYFVLAWEILHRALLGAKRNITIICSVPDSALVKVLALSACKSGWNVNVETQCNGTFVGASQLGAVVILPPFDESLTAKICNFPRLQHVVIVCQSQKQDLVIEEVFQRAKESVHVQTIQMAVIFQKGFLRTHRPYLYHWLKSLNFNGKLALESFTFQSTKSERKSIDSAKPDSYFSSKKLAVVALENDFGSTLSEIPLLPTKKRLFRKRSVYVVAGGLSGLGFETVKFISQRGGEYIVILSRSKPTPEVQQEINNVEKQCGNSITSIECDISVSENMHKVISVIGKKFPGCPIRGVFHSAVVLHDGLIETLNRSLYEKVFRPKINGVLNLHYATKHCPLDYFVCYSSISAFLGNASQTNYAAANTFLDLFCQYRRKLSLPAQSINWGALNLGLLLNKDHFQRFLEAKGMMILDVAEIYQSLEQCLVLNQPQQAVCRFHFRNIRYNILSQNKALTMRLSALVEAAFQKSRETYSKTKQAVYVSPKDYVVSLLSETIGMEQSELKDDLPLSSLGIDSMQAMTLQNLIFQGRGVNVPLVKLLDPNATIATMAALLSEGAEGESVSENPESLPDEAEVSTRL